The segment acagacacacatatgATACTGACCTAATGACAATATAAGAGTGAGCCTTACTCGTAGCATCCGGGTAGTGTAggctataattaagcaataaggcccaggggggtgtggtatataccagggctaagggctgttcttagacaCGACgcaaagccgtggtatattggccatatatcacaaacccagaggtgccttattgctgttataaactggttaccaacgtaattagagcagtaaaaataaatgttttgccatacctgtggtatatggtctgatataccatggctgtcagccaatcagcattcaggtctcgaaccacccagtttataatgctgAATTGATCAGAAACTTTAACCTTCCTTTGCATGGCCTACTAGATAGCCATGGCTTTTGGGTGGTGTGTTTTGTAATGGTAAGTCATCTAGAAAGAAGTAACATTTTCAAAATGAAGCGGTTGAGTCAGTTTGTTAATATGTGTGATTGGTAAAGTTGTATTAATGACATGTAACTAGGTGAAACACCTCCAGATTTCTCCACATCATAATGTACAACTGGAGAGACGTCtgtgactgtctctgtgtggtcagagtgaggttggtacagttagagagagtgtgttcAGACAGAGGCCTGTTTGTGTTAGGGGATGAAAAGCTGTGCTGCAGTGTCGTCAGTGAGTGACTGGGGAACGGTGGCTGAACCTGGTGGTGGTGCAGTGTCTGGTTTAGGGGAGTCTGCAGTGTCGTCAGTGAGTGACTGGGGAACGGTGGCTGAACCTGGTGGTGGTGCAGTGTCTGGTTTAGGGgagtctgcagtgtgtgtgtttggggggggtaAGTACTAACAGGTACTAACAGCACCCTCTTGTGTCTCCCAGCTCGCAGTCTGCGTCTGAGCCCGTGGGAGAGCCGCATCGTGGAGAGGCTCATGACTCCCACCCTGTCCTTTTTGGCCCGCAGCCGCAGCGCTGTGACTCTGCTCAACCCCAGCGACTCCCGGGACCTCCGTGAGTCACCCCTCTCTAGGACCCTTTACTCTACTTTTATTATAGAACTTAACATGACAAGAAATGTACCTTCTCTCCTTTTGTTTGTTGCTAACTTACAATTACAGGGTTGAAGCTTCCTTCTCTTTCAGAGAAAAACATACAGCATGTATGATATGCACCATACTCCCATTAGTTACAGTATCATGATTTCATGCCTTATTTCAGCCATAGGAAGTAAACTCACCTCAGCCACAAACATGAGTGGTTAAACCTTGCAGAACCTAATATTGCCAGACACAACCATTCAGGGTGGCTATCTGCCACCATTACCTTCTCAGTAGCTGGCCTAAGTGGCCTATCATAACTGTAAGAGGAGTCTTGACCTGACCTAGTCCATCCAGCCTGTTTCTCTTCATCTCTGTGTTGTACTCAGACTCTCACCACTGCTCCCGTTCAGCCTCCGCCAGCCCCCTGGACGCCTGCTCCCACCACCACCCTCACCGGAACACCTCCGAGCGCTGGAGGGGAGGAGTGTCCGCCAGCACGCCTGACATCACACAGCGCCAACGCCGACGGAGCTCAACGCCGGTTAGCTtgcatcctcacacacacacggatgtgtAGTTACATGTATTCTACCCTCCTCCGGTCTcccaaccaccatgtcattagCACTAACTGatcacccctttctctctgtttctcaaagTTGGataagaaaaagaaagagaagaaagacaaggagagggagaatgaaaaAGAGAAGAATGCTCTTTCCAAAGAGATCGtgctgaagaagaagaagaccgCAACAACGACCCAGACCACCACCAGATCCAGGCCGGCGTCAAGGTGTTGTTACAGATCAGAGCCCAGAATCTGGTCTTAGACTTAACAGCACAACTACTCTAAACTGTCCTATACCACATGTCCTTATAGTAGAATACTCTGTCTTCCTTATACTGTCAGCCTTTCAAGTTAGAAATCCTATCTGTTTGTTAAAAAAAGCTATTAATCTACAGTTTATATATACTGTTAAACTGTTTTATTTTCCTCTCTGCTACATTATCTCTCTCTATAATCATTGACCAAGACAAGACAGTCATCTTGTATTTGACCTTTATGTATTAGATGCTAATAGAGTGTTTGTGAAGAGAGATCCGCATCGGGTTAGCTTAGTGCTTAGCAGGGGGATCGAGGTTCAGCCCCGGGCCAGGTTAAATGGTCTGTCTCACTGACAGATGGTCCCGACTGTTTTAACTGGGCCCAAAGAGCCGCTGGATAACATTCAGCTGAGGGCCCTGTCTGCCAAGACCAGGAGCAGGAGAGAGGCAGCAGCACTCGGACAGAATGGGGTTTCCCTGAGTGATGCTGGTGCTGCTCAGCGCTGGGAAACCGAGAAGAACCATGGGTtgcgtcccaagtggcaccctattctctatatagtgcactagttttttCCAAAGCCCTTGCTGTGCCCtacatagggaagagggtgctatttgggaatcAGCCATGGTCTCATCTCACGTCTGACTACAACAGGGCCATGGGACCATGGCAGCGTTATTGAGCAGTGAACGTTTATGTAGAGATTCAGTCAGTCATTCTCAGTAATACTTTTTCTGACCTAGTTCAAGACCACAGAGTTGATGTTGAAATATTAAATTAAATAACCTGAAACCTGTCTGAAAGGAAAACTACAGATATGATTTCTACTGCTGTTTTTATTTacactcccctctcttttccattCCTTTTTCCatctttgtctctcctttctcccttcctGCAGCAGTACCCCCAAACCGAAAAACAGACCTCCGTCGCCTGCGGCGCCCAAAAGCAGACCGTTGTCCCCCTGCCCTCCAATGGCCCCCAAGAACCCCTCCACAGACAAGAAGACCCCCTCGGGCACCAAAACTCGCCCCAAACGAGCCCAGACACCTGCCAGGGTACAGCCCCAGCCGGTTGCCGCTGTCGCCGTGGAAACAAACAGCGAGCCTCATCAGCCCGACACTCCTGAGACAAAGAGTAAGTGTGTTCACCATGGTTACTGTATCCAAGCGCCAGGGTGTGTTTTAAATGTTTTGGCCTACAGCCACACCAGTAGTGTTACTGGAGCGCACACGTTGagtgcagtggaggctgctgagggaaggacggctcataataatgactggaacagcgcaaatggaatggtatcaaacacctggaaaccatgtttgatgtatttgatactatTCCACTTATTCTGTTCGTCATTGCCACGAGCCCGTTCtccacaattaaggtgccaccaaactCCTGTGGTTGAGTGTGGCCTTCAGCAcaagcacatactgtatattctgACATTCCATGACCTATTTGTTTCTCTGGAGTTCATGTATCTTTTATTATCCAGAGttactctaccgtaaaggccatACATTATTACTACAGTCCCACTGTCCAAGATCAGGTGGGTCTCATGTTTCTCTTCAGCTGCTACTTAGTCTTTCTTCTCTGCCTGGAGAAAACACGCAGATTGTTTAGACTTTGATGTTTGCTTCAGATGAGCCCTGAAGCATTTTCCAGGGTCATGGTCTATCATGTGGCTTCTCATCTGAAACAGAGGCCTCTCCTGTCCCTCTTGCTCTTACAGGCGCCAGTAACGTTCCTGCCATTATGGTGTCTTCGGCGCCGGTGACACCCCCATCGCTGAGTGCaccagtcacagtggtcacctCCACTCCTGCCTCAACCCTTGAGCTGGCTACCCCAACTGCCCCGGCTGGCTCAGCTTCCCCGGCTACCTCATCTACTCCAGCTTCCAGGCCCTCAGCCGGCACCAACGACCCAGAGGAAGCAGCACGAGTGCTGGCTGAGAAACGCAGACAGGCCAGAGAGCAacgggagagagaagagcaggagCGCCTTGAGCAGGAGCAGAGGTTAAGGTCAGTCTAAAACTGTCTGGAGTTGATTAAACATGTCATTGGGTTAATATTATAGCACTGTTTAATAATTAAGTATTAGAGACTGGAGTGTATTTATATGTCTGTCTATAGACGTGAAGGGTTTACTGAATGTACAAGACAAGGttttaacattttatttcacctttatttaaccaagtaagctagttgagaacaagttttgtgacctggccaagataaagcaaagcagtgcgacaaacaacaacacagagttacacatagaataaacaagtgtacagtcaataacacaatagaaaaatagaaagtctataaacagtgtgtgcaaatgacgtgaggtggtaaggcaataaataggccgtagtagcgaagtaattacagtttaccaaattaacactggagtgattgatgagcagatgatgatgtgtaagtagaaatactggtgtgcaaaagagcagaaaagttaataaaaacaatatggggatgaggtaggtattgggtgggctatttacagatgggctatgtaccgctgcagcgatcagttagctgatgtttaaagttagtgagggaaatagaAGTGTCCAGCGAttattgcaattcgttccagtcattggcagcagagaactggaaggaaaggcggccaaatgaggtgttggctttggggatgaccagtgagatatacctgctggagcgcgtgctacgggtgggtgttgttatcgtgaccagtgagctgagattaggcggagctttacctagcatagacttatagatgatctggagccagtgggtctggcgacgaatataaGAGTGTAGCATTGGCAtgaaccattgtgtgtgtgttgatatgaGAATATTGTCCAGTATGAGCGTATCTTAGCATGTGCAGACTTAACGGTGCGTGCTCCCCATGCAGGATTGCTCGTGAGGAGGGCATGGCTCGGGAGGCGGAGGACAGGAGGCGCAGGGAGGAGGAGGCGCACATCATGGCAGaggaccagcgtctgagagacgaggcacagcgtttggaggaggaggtggtggtgcgGGAGCGAGCCAGGGCTGAACAGGAGCAGAATGAACGCCTGCAGAAACAGGTGAGAGCAGCATTATGGGTAACGGAGTGTTGACATAGAAGTTATGATCGACAGCCTTCAAAGTTGCTTTCTGCATAGTCCATCAGGCCAGCCACCTGATAACCACAAATGAAAGGATTCTCAACATATTAAAATACAAACTGAATAGTCCAATTTCCAACTCTGAAACCTATCCTCTGAAGCCCTATCATCTAAGTACGTCTAGGTATGGGAGGGAATGTGTGTTACTGTGAGGTGTACCATCAGCATGCAACAGCCTCCATGCCCAGTCTAGGCAGATGCCAGCTGTTGACCTTCATAATAGTGTTGGCCCAGCATTTAGTGGAGCTGAGAGGGCCGTTGTGACTCTGAGATGGTGACAgttctgtcctccctctgtctgcGCATTGCAGTGAGCTGACAGGGGCTAGGGAGCGACAGTGTACCCACTATCCATGCCTGTAGCATTCACACGCACTTGAGTCCCTTCTCCACCTAGGGAAGCACAGTTCAATGTGCCATTTGTCTAACACTGCCAGCCATCTTCCATGCAGTGTGTCAAGATAGTCAGGCATCAGACAGTAGTTTAAGCGCTCTCATGAACCATGACTAAGCAAGTTTTATATTCCAGGCAACTTTGAACATTGAAGTGCCATAgcaaacatacagttgaagtcagaggtttacatacaccttagccaaacacatttaaactcagtttttcacaattcctgacatttaatctgagtaaaagttccctgtcttagatcaattaagatcaccactttattttaagaatgtgaaatgtcagaataatagtagagaaaatgatttatttaagtttttatttctttcatcacattcccagtgggtcagaagtttacatacactcaattagtatttggtagcattgccttaattctttaacatgggtcaaatgtttcaggtagccttacacaagcttcccacaataaggtgggtgcattttgacccattcctcctgacagagctggtgtaactgaatcaggattgtaggcctccttgctcgcacacactttttcagttctgcccacaaattgtctataggattgaggtcaggctttgtgatggtcactccaataccttgactttgttgtccttaagccattttgccacaactttggaagtatgcttgggttcattgtccatttgtaagacccatttgcgactaagctttaactttctgactgatatcttgagatgtttcaatatatacacataatttcccttcctcatgatgccatctagtttgtgaagtgcaccagtccctcctgcagaaaatcacccccgcaacatgatgctgccacccccgttattcacggttgggatggtgttctttggtttgcaagcctctccctttttcctccaaacataacaatgatggtcattatggccaaacagttctatttgtgtttcatcagaccagaggatatttctccaaaaagtacaatctttgtccccatgtgcagttgcaaaccatagtctggattttttatggcggttttggagcagtggcttcttccttgctgagcggcctttcaggttgtcgacataggactcgttttactgtagatatagagacttttgtacctgtttcctccagcatcttcacaaggtgctttgctgttgttctgggattgatttgcacttttcgtaccaaagtacgttcctttctaggagacagaacgcgtctcgttcctgagcggtatgacgactgcatggtcccatggtgtttatacttgcatactattgtttgtacagatgaacgtggtaccttcaggtgtttggaaattgctcccaaggatgaaccagacttgtggaggtctactatttttatctgaggtcttggctgatttgttttgattttcccatgatgtcaagcaagaagcactgagtttgaaggtaggccttgaaatatatccacaggtaaaCCTCTGATTGACTCAAAAGATGTCAATTAGCATcccagaagtttctaaagccatgacaccattttctggaattttctaagctgtttaaaaaggcacagtcaacttagtgtatgtaaacgtctgacccactggaattgtgatacagtgaattaattagaagtgaaataatctgtctacaaacaattgttggaaaaattacatgtcatgctcaaagtagatgtcctaaccgacttgccaaaactatagtttgtttacaatacatttgtggagtggttgaaaaacaagttaatgactccaacctaagtgcatgtaaacttccgactttaactgtaggtAGTTTAGTTTTTTTTTGCGAAGCATAACATATTATTGATGTTGTCATTTACTTCCTTGCTGCCTGCGGTATAtcagaccaagctttaacttggggcggcaggtagcctagtggttagagcgtcggactTGTGACCTAAAGGTTGCAAGATCttatccccaagctgacaaggtaaaaatctgtcgttctgcccctgaacaaggcagttaacccactgttcctaggccatcattgaaaataagaatttgttcttaaccgacttgcctagttaaatctaACTACCCTGTGAGCCATGTAAGGGAAATATTATTTGAGACATCAAGCCCTGCCCTACAGTGCCTGCTGCAGTGTAGACTTTTACTGCCACCTAGTGGTTAGGGAATTGATTTATTTATCAATTCCCTAGATGTTCAAATTGGCAAAATGATACATTTGACAAATGACCTTGAAAGAATGTATCCTAATTCTATTTTTCGTTAATCAAGATTGACATGGTTCCATTTCATTGTCAAGTAATTCCCTTGTTATCATAataacaacacatacagtaggcctattcAATCATACTATTGATAATGTATTGATCATGTTGCTTTCccctgtttgtctgtgtctgtgtcagagGGAAGAGGCTGATGTCAGAGCTCGTGAGGAGGCGGAGCGTCAGCgcttggagagagagaagcacttCCAGAAGGAGGAACAGGCACGCCTGGAGAGAAagaaggtagagaaggatggagggatcagagacagagggatggagggggaagcAAAGTGGAGAAGTCAAGCATGTCTGTAGTTTTTACAGTGTGTATCAAAATACCTATCATGTATCCTTACAAGGAAAATATCTAAGTCTATACAAAAATCTGTTGAAATACAATACATTAGTTGTAAAAAATGAAATGATGATGACTTAATCTGCGGTTGAATTTCACAGCGCCTTGAGGAGATCATGAAGAGGACACGtaagagtagtgatgctggagaAAAGGTGAGTcgtgatgctggaggaaaaaggtgaGTCGTGATGCTGGAGAAAAGGTGAGTcgtgatgctggaggaaaaaggtgaGTCGTGATGCTGGAGAAAAAGGTGAGTCGTGATGCTGGAGAAAAAGGTGAGTCGTGATGCTGGAGAAAAAAAGGTGAGTCGTGATGCTGGAGAAAAAAAGGTGAGTTGTGATGCTGGAGTAAAAAGGTGAGTTGTGATGCTGGAGTAAAAGGTGAGTCGAGATGCTGGAGAAAAAGGTGAGTCGTGATGATGGAGAAAAGGCGAGTAGTGTAAGGCCTATGCTTCATATTAAAAcccttataataataatactacattATATTTATATAGTGCTTTATAGGccttaatacatttacattttagtaatttagcagacgctcgtaGCCAgcgtgacttacagtagtgagtgtataCATTTTCTTATTTTCGTATAGACCTACCCCCCCTCTTTGTTTGACTGCATTTATATAGTGCTCTTCCAGATCGTCAAATCACCACCAATGTGTAGCACCCTTGGTTGATGCATGGCAACCATGTGCCATTTTATGTTCTTCTAGCCTACACTGCCGAAGGATTCCACTTCCCCAGCACAGGCCAATGGCAAGGACACTACGGACAGAAGTAAAGGTAAGTTCGCTGCGATGTAACTTGCAATGTCACTctgttctccctccatccttgaaAACCCAGCCTGTTAAGGGCTATGTACAGTATTTGTTTAAGAGTAAACTATATCAATTACATTTGTAGAGTGTCACTCTGCTGACTCTCCAACATGTGAAAAAAAAGAAGCCAGTCAACAATGGAAAAAAGGTCCTTGACTAACTTTTTTTTCTGCAGCTCCTGAGAGCAAGCAGAGTGCAGCAGAGTCTGCCCCTGTGCTGAACGGTGTCCAGCCAGCCAAACACCAGAACGGTCTCTCAGCCAATGGTGAGGCTGCTGACTTTGAGCAGATCATTCAGATGCCCAATCACAGCGGGAGCAGCAACGGTGGGCCAGGGCAACTGGGGAGTGACATAGTCAGTGACCCAATCCTGGAGCCCTTCCTCATGAAAACATGTCCAATGAAGCCTCAGCATGCTGCAGGTAGCTATGCAGGTCAGGATTAATTCCTACATACATGCCTTATGATCAAAATGCTTATTTTAACATTACAAATAAAGTGTATTATCACTGTAAGAAATCCATTGCTCTATAACCAAAATACCAGCATGTGTATAGCTCAGCACAGTTCTAGCTGTAATTAGCCAGAACATAAAGGCAACCTTAAAGGCAGGCGTCAACCCCCCCCTTCTAGCACTGACTACGAcattgagggaaaatgtactttATATGCCTGTgacatgtggttgtcccacctagctatcttaagatgaatgcactaactaagtcgctctggataagagtgtctgctaaatgactacaatgCAGGTCTAATTATCCTGTAATTAGTTTGAACTTAAAGGCAGGCTAATTATAGCATAATTAGACTAGAACTATTACTACAGTATGCAGAGAGGGGGCTCCAAACCTCTACCACTATCCCCAAGCCGGGGTCTCAGCCTCAGGGAGCTTAGGCAACATGCCCTATGTGGGACAGGGTCCCAGTCCTGTTTGGGCAGGCCCCTTGGGTTGGGAAGCGAGTCGCCATTCATCATGCCAAGAAGCCACAGCCGGTCTGGAAGACAGCCTAAACCAAGCAAAGCAAACAAAGAAAGCAATCGGACCAATTACATCTTATATTATGTCCTACACAGTAGGCCATTATGTACTGTAGAATATAGCTCATATTCCCAATTGAAGCACAAATAAattatttgctctctctctcgctctctctccccctcctctctccctccctttcgtCTCCCTCCAGAAGTCCTCTGAGACACCAGGCCACCGGTCGATCCAATCAGTTTGTGCCACATGACACAGCAGCTTATAAATAAAAAGTGTGCCAAACACAAAAAACAACTATGGACTGCTTTTAAATCACTAACAACATATACCTAATGCCGCAGAGGTCGAGAAGGAGGAAGAAAACTCTGAGAAGAAATACTTGTTGAAAAATGAACAAAAAAAGCAAAAAATGATGTCTGTCTTCTTCACGGTGTGTTATAGTGCAACATGTGTTAAGTTTTATTGAAAATGTCACATGCAGAGGTTATGGTGCACCTTAAAATACTGACAGTGTAATATTAGGAATTTTTGAGAATTATAAGACCTGGAAATATACAATATTTGACTATggttgtaattattattattattattatcatcatcatcatcgttgtTATTCTATTGCTATTGTTATCTTAAGTTGAACAAAGTGTGCGTTGGTTCTTTTTGTCTTGTATAATTGAGTTATTGAACTAGGAGAGGGAGCAGAGCAGTGTGTACATGTATATGAGCCTGGCTGCCTAGGCCTCCTGCCATGGGGGAGCTGTGGGAtaaagcttcatgaaatggagaGTGCctgtcttcctttctctttctgtgcGTCTGTTTGTGTCACTCTCGTCTATTGTTTAAGATGGTATGATACAGATTAAGTAGTACATTTCTGTTGGCTCAATGTCTGATAAGTGAAACATGAATGTATGGGACGTGAGTCTAACATTGTCACAGAGTCTTACATTTGCCAGGAGTTTGATCAGCGGTTGCTGGTTCTATCAGGACACAGTACAGTATCTGTCTGCTGTTCCATGTCGCTGCTGGTTCTATCAGGACACAGTACAGTATCTGTCTGCTGTTCCATGTCGCTGCTGGTTCTATCAGGACACAGTACAGTATCTGTCTGCTGTTCCATGTCGCTGCTGGTTCTATCAGGACACAGTACAGTTTCTGTCTGCTGTTCCATGTCGCTGCTGGTTCTATCAGGACACAGTACAGTATCTGTCTGCTGTTCAATTTCACTGCTGGTTCTATAAAGGCTCTATCTGCAAAAATATGATTCCTGAGATAATTTTCTTTCCAATTCTGAACCATtgttggtttgaatggtgtcagcaATTTTTATCTAGTATTCTTTTGAACTTAACAACATGCATATTggtatttagagtactatatagaTAGAGAACAGAACAAGGCTACATCAATAGCTACATTTTGACAAAAATGCAGATAGAACCTCAGTCCCAAACTCTCCAAATGTTAAAgtggtgaatgagaggagggagatgggaggttAAAGAGACTCTCTGTCCCTTgatctggcagagagagagatggattttGTCAGATCAAGGGACCAAGAGTGAaaaatggagggatggatggagagagagatggatagatctgTTAAGTGCAGCATTACAGCTACTCTCTCTGATCACAACACACTTCACTAGAAATCACTGGGGTAGGATTGCCAGCCTGTTTACCCAGAGTAGCAGCTGGTGATGCAAATCATTGAGTCAGGTTCAAACCTCCATTACAGACAATAATTACTTATTATTTTCTCAAGAGAAAAAAACACCACTGCTTCAGTGGGCAATGGTAATTGTGAGTAGGTTTGTTGGTTATTAGTTTGATCGGATAAGTCATTATCTtcatcccatatggcaccctattccctttatagtgcactacttttgaaggagtgcactatatagggaatggacTGCCATTTGAGGCAGAGGCATAAGCTCATTATGCCAGAAGGTGGCAGCACTAGTTTACAAACGTGATGCGGATCCTCTGTTCAACAACTGTTCAAATTTCTCCTGCTGGTCTTTTATAATGGCATCCGTATTTATCTTTATCACAGATACTCCAGCGAGTAGAGGAAATATCATTATGATCGGATTAAATCATCAAAAAGGTCCGAAGGATAGTGAAAATGTCACGTGTTCCCCAAATTCCTTGTGCACAATACAGTGATTTTACAGCATCCAAAAACAAAACGCAACTAAGATTTTTGCTGTTATTATTCCCTCAAAAATACCAAAACATGACTCATCTCTCATCATCATTCAGGCACCACCAGCGTTTCCAGACCAGGTCTGATCCACGTGATGGATCATCTGCAGCTGATGAAATCACTGAAGAAAGGAGCTTCACTCTTATCTATCCATCTATTTATAGGAGAGTGCTGACAGTCCAATGACATATGGGCTTCAGTCATGGTCTATGCCAAGAGGGTCTGTGTCTTTTGACCAcagctcatagggctctggtcaaaagtagtgcactatgtagggaatagggtgctatttgggacacaagcAAGGACTTGATTCATTGGGAAGGTGGGACAGGATCCATTATGATGGATTGAGCCGCCTCTGCCTCCATTTGAAACGCTGAAGGTTCCCAAAGTGGCAACTGAAGAGAATTGATTTGATTCATGACATTACAGATAGTTTATTGTGGTGTTGATTGGTTGCCATGGTTGGAGAGTAACTGAAtacatgtatttaaaaaaaacacttgATTATTACTTCTTGGATCACTTAAATTCAAAAAAGGACGTTTGCGAAAAAAATACATTGACACCTTTCTTTTTTTCACAATTACATTCAATTCAACATTGAAAAGCGTAATTTCAAATTTGTTCACCAGAGCGACTCtaaccacaagtcagagaccactgtgacACCAACTGCGTATGATGGATCCGTTTTATCTTCCTCGAATGCCTCTAAAAAGGGGAAGTGatccaaaagtaactgaaagtaatcagattacgttactgagttaaggtaatccaaaagttacactACCGATTACAA is part of the Oncorhynchus gorbuscha isolate QuinsamMale2020 ecotype Even-year linkage group LG09, OgorEven_v1.0, whole genome shotgun sequence genome and harbors:
- the map7d1b gene encoding MAP7 domain-containing protein 1b isoform X7, with product MEKMEYNDLGNDFDEKLTLTEKCLPSTPEPRSIQNEEKEIIKDLLTPDDSDISDLSPNTESCPKTDLSPNTEICPKTEHTSKTESSTKTDARPGTPGSSTSPQPKKGDGLSTEQRQKQAKERREERAKYIEQQTQLQAAKKAQWLEKEEKARRLRESQLEERRKRLEDQRLKLEKRRALLEEKQRQKLEKNKERYEAAIKKSTKKTWAEIRQQRWSWAGGLNQTSRRQSRCSASTVNLPRQVDPVINNRLSKSSATLWNSPNRTRSLRLSPWESRIVERLMTPTLSFLARSRSAVTLLNPSDSRDLPSASPLDACSHHHPHRNTSERWRGGVSASTPDITQRQRRRSSTPLDKKKKEKKDKERENEKEKNALSKEIVLKKKKTATTTQTTTRSRPASSSTPKPKNRPPSPAAPKSRPLSPCPPMAPKNPSTDKKTPSGTKTRPKRAQTPARVQPQPVAAVAVETNSEPHQPDTPETKSASNVPAIMVSSAPVTPPSLSAPVTVVTSTPASTLELATPTAPAGSASPATSSTPASRPSAGTNDPEEAARVLAEKRRQAREQREREEQERLEQEQRLRIAREEGMAREAEDRRRREEEAHIMAEDQRLRDEAQRLEEEVVVRERARAEQEQNERLQKQREEADVRAREEAERQRLEREKHFQKEEQARLERKKRLEEIMKRTRKSSDAGEKPTLPKDSTSPAQANGKDTTDRSKAPESKQSAAESAPVLNGVQPAKHQNGLSANGEAADFEQIIQMPNHSGSSNGGPGQLGSDIVSDPILEPFLMKTCPMKPQHAAGSYAEVL
- the map7d1b gene encoding MAP7 domain-containing protein 1b isoform X8; the encoded protein is MEKMEYNDLGNDFDEKLTLTEKCLPSTPEPRSIQNEEKEIIKDLLTPDDSDISDLSPNTESCPKTDLSPNTEICPKTEHTSKTESSTKTDARPGTPGSSTSPQPKKGDGLSTEQRQKQAKERREERAKYIEQQTQLQAAKKAQWLEKEEKARRLRESQLEERRKRLEDQRLKLEKRRALLEEKQRQKLEKNKERYEAAIKKSTKKTWAEIRQQRWSWAGGLNQTSRRQTRSLRLSPWESRIVERLMTPTLSFLARSRSAVTLLNPSDSRDLHSHHCSRSASASPLDACSHHHPHRNTSERWRGGVSASTPDITQRQRRRSSTPLDKKKKEKKDKERENEKEKNALSKEIVLKKKKTATTTQTTTRSRPASSSTPKPKNRPPSPAAPKSRPLSPCPPMAPKNPSTDKKTPSGTKTRPKRAQTPARVQPQPVAAVAVETNSEPHQPDTPETKSASNVPAIMVSSAPVTPPSLSAPVTVVTSTPASTLELATPTAPAGSASPATSSTPASRPSAGTNDPEEAARVLAEKRRQAREQREREEQERLEQEQRLRIAREEGMAREAEDRRRREEEAHIMAEDQRLRDEAQRLEEEVVVRERARAEQEQNERLQKQREEADVRAREEAERQRLEREKHFQKEEQARLERKKRLEEIMKRTRKSSDAGEKPTLPKDSTSPAQANGKDTTDRSKAPESKQSAAESAPVLNGVQPAKHQNGLSANGEAADFEQIIQMPNHSGSSNGGPGQLGSDIVSDPILEPFLMKTCPMKPQHAAGSYAEVL
- the map7d1b gene encoding MAP7 domain-containing protein 1b isoform X6, whose amino-acid sequence is MEKMEYNDLGNDFDEKLTLTEKCLPSTPEPRSIQNEEKEIIKDLLTPDDSDISDLSPNTESCPKTDLSPNTEICPKTEHTSKTESSTKTDARPGTPGSSTSPQPKKGDGLSTEQRQKQAKERREERAKYIAAKKAQWLEKEEKARRLRESQLEERRKRLEDQRLKLEKRRALLEEKQRQKLEKNKERYEAAIKKSTKKTWAEIRQQRWSWAGGLNQTSRRQSRCSASTVNLPRQVDPVINNRLSKSSATLWNSPNRTRSLRLSPWESRIVERLMTPTLSFLARSRSAVTLLNPSDSRDLHSHHCSRSASASPLDACSHHHPHRNTSERWRGGVSASTPDITQRQRRRSSTPLDKKKKEKKDKERENEKEKNALSKEIVLKKKKTATTTQTTTRSRPASSSTPKPKNRPPSPAAPKSRPLSPCPPMAPKNPSTDKKTPSGTKTRPKRAQTPARVQPQPVAAVAVETNSEPHQPDTPETKSASNVPAIMVSSAPVTPPSLSAPVTVVTSTPASTLELATPTAPAGSASPATSSTPASRPSAGTNDPEEAARVLAEKRRQAREQREREEQERLEQEQRLRIAREEGMAREAEDRRRREEEAHIMAEDQRLRDEAQRLEEEVVVRERARAEQEQNERLQKQREEADVRAREEAERQRLEREKHFQKEEQARLERKKRLEEIMKRTRKSSDAGEKPTLPKDSTSPAQANGKDTTDRSKAPESKQSAAESAPVLNGVQPAKHQNGLSANGEAADFEQIIQMPNHSGSSNGGPGQLGSDIVSDPILEPFLMKTCPMKPQHAAGSYAEVL